TCtgcagggcttactttagagaattttaattctgaaaattctgaaaaaattccgaaaaagttcagaaaaattctgaaataatttttcgggatttttcagaactttttcggaactttttcagaattttcagaatgaaaattctctaaagtaagccctgtaTCTGAATGTACCATAAAGGAAggtgattaaaaatttagaattgtttatacttttaggaaaaataaaataccgGAGTTATTTCCCGTTTACCTCATCGATGAAGGAAACTGGCTGAGCGATTGCTAACATTGTTTACCTTTGCTTGATTCAAGTAGTACATTACTTAATGCTGGATAATGCTAATTTTGGCGATCGACTTGTAGTCCAGGttggtaaacacacaagaattgccatttccatcatttgttcCATTACCAAGTAagatattttactcaaaaacttgaggttaagtttcgccacagtgaaataaagttaactttaaatgtctttttcttaaatactaacaattgaatttatttcgaaaaatcgcATCAGCTGAGGGTTTTCCAGGAGATGACTTTCTCCATTCCAGCACATTCACCCTATTTTGGACCTTGCCAATACAAAAACTTaaactaatttgaatttttaattccaGTGCGTTCTATTCAGGGGCGGATCCAGGTTTTGCTCTGACCCAGGCGGATAGAAgacaaacaaatttctgaTGCGGACggttttcgtgtaaaaaatttttctttgcaaaaatcaatttctgacCCCCGGCGACCGCCTCGACCGCACATAGATGGATCCGCCCCTGGTTCTATTACTGCATAGGGAACTgaaatacatttcaaatgaacttttaCAGGCAAACTTTTGAGCTGTTTTCGTCTATAGATACGATATTTTCATAGGCGAAACTACAtcttaacatttttgttcgtCAATTCTTTTATTGATTGAATGTCGTATATGGACCTCTAGATTGCGTGCAGAATGAAACCTTTGCAGAAGCATCTGTAGGATACTGGTCCCAGAATACAGCTACCTGCGGCTACTTCTGTTCAACTAAAAAGATTCTCTGCGAATTTTAGATTCACATGGGATAAGTGGACTACTGTGGTTtcgtgtacgtcttaaaaatgtaataaatattaaaatgaaataagaaattgttccgatttttcaatatttctttcaaaatagttggaaatagtgataaaagtaaaaaaatcaggaaaaagTAGGTCACTATCGCTTCTTTTAAAAACAGTCGGaattagtgagaaaagtaagtCACATGCCGCCCTGTGACGACCACtgacaaatgaacaaaaaaaatatcatacCTGTTGACCAATGTattcgttgcacatataagaaataaattcatacCAGACACCAGGCCATACTGTGAATACGGACGATTCCCGGagggccttttggattttgtataaatttttttaatgctcTTTACAAATTTAGCCACCGACGGCCTTTTCGAGCCAGAAATGTCGAAGAATTAATTCTGATGGATTCCACATTTACATTTATAAGATCTATTTTAATCAATAGGGGTCAACCATCATCATTATGAACAataatggtttacccctaatacatttgctaaaaattaattacaaatatttttggtagaACACAATTTTCCCATCGTCTGCAATGTATTGACAGTATTTCACGGATCGCCATAGAgctaaacaaaatgtaattaataTTCGAATCACCTGCCATGCCAACGATTCGGCAAACTTACCACTTAAATACGGTGTTGTATCCTTTAAATAATATTCGCCATAATTGGTTTGATTGCTTCCGTTGCCTCGATCGAATTGTAGTACGGAATTCGGGGAAAAAGTGATGCAGGACATGCGTATCAGAAAGATGATTTACCgcattgtcaataaatttgccAAAGGAACGATCAACCGTGCCCGCAGCACCTTGAATCCAATTCCATTTTCCCTCCCTCATGTGCGGCACAATGTATCTGTGTGATGTAAGTAAGTTATCATGACAATATACGCATTGACTACCAGGTACGGTGCTaaatataatttgaaaaacCAAAGAGAAACCGTAGTGTAAATGAAGTAGCCAATGGTTGCAAGTGGAGGCAATAGTTCAATGTCGCTCATCAATATACTGAATCGTTCGTTCGGTGTGTACAGAAGCGAATAAGGATTGAAGTGACTGTTCGGACCGTCACGATACTTTTTCGGTCCCATTTTATTTAGGAATAGATAACCCGGCATCCATCCCACCAGCAACATTTGAATAATCCTGTAAAAAAATGCTCATGGGACTGGTCTTCCAATGTATCTCGCCATGCCGTTTTCGCCTCGCTTTCCGTGATCGGAACgaaaaattcgtcattttcaCAACTGTTTGTATTCAAATGATGCCGACGGTGTGCAAATTTCCAGCTGTGATACGGCGTCAAAACGAATGAATGCAAAATGATTCCGACAGTGTCGTCAACCGTCTCATTGTTTGAGAATCCATAGTGTCACACTCATGGCCTATTGTCCACAGACCAGTCATGAAGCTGCCCTGCAAAAACCAATACGCCAAATATCCAAATGCCCTTACGACAAACGGCAACTCGGTTCGTTCCAAAACGACGTAGGCTCCGTAAAATAATCCACAGCAAATAGAAACATTCCACAGCATGTGTGCCATCGATTTAACCATACTTCGTTCGAAACAGTGAGGCGGTATTGCCGCCTTTAACTCGGCCAAAGTAAACGTTGGTTTCGATAGAGGCGGCGGTTTCGGTGCACCGTCGACGAGAGTGAATCGCACTTTcgataaatcggaaatttccTCCATTTTGATTTATGGACTAATCTGAACACGCTTGAGTAACAGCTGAGTTACTGACGCTTGTGAATTTAATAACGAAATGGCTCGAGTTCTCTTGACACGATCATATTTATGTACAGTAACTGTCTCTTTGATTAGATTGTGGTGTCCCATAACATCTGCACTCAAAGTGGTTGATTTATCGCTATATTGACGTTTCTTTAACCAATACGGGTGATGAATACTGGTGACTTAAGTGACTCTTTCGTTTGGAATTTAGAACGAAAGCTTTTCATATCGGTGTTTAATTGGTTCAATTGTCTGAGAAGTGTTCTAGTTTCCTTTTAAGTATCAGATAAAATTGATATGACTGCCGTGCACGACCGAATTAAAATCTTCTTCGAATATAGTGCTTACAGATCACTTATAATTTCctcttaaaatttttctattagCGACAGACAAACAACGTTGTTACAGTGTGTGAAGGCAGTTTTCTGCATTTTCTAAGTGATAAGAGTTCATTGCATCTAGGGAATGTAAAGTTTAACAATCGGAAACATGAGAGCATGCAATGATGCTAATCTAGCCACTTTTAAACGtttgttcaacattttaatcTAATCACAATCATACCAGGTGAACAGCGCCTATATAAAGCGTTTTTTCCAGCCAATTCCAGTCACTTTATCATCAAAGTGTGAAGGTTCAGTGAAACAAAATGAGCCCACGACAAAAAACAGCAACTAAAATGGAAGACCTTCCGGAGCTATCCAAAGCAGGATATGCACACGTTGATGGCGCACCGAAACCTCCGCCAATGGCCAATCCGAACTTCACCGTAGCCGATCTAAAGGCGGCAATACCACCGCATTGCTTTGAAAAGGATACGTTACGCGGGttcaatgttttgttttggaatTTGTTTGCGTGCGCCGTTTTATTCTACGGTGCGTACGTTGTTTTGGAACTGATGCAATTGCCGCTTCCCGTTAAAATATTGGGTTATATGGTTTATTGGTATGTGCAAGGCAGCTACGGCATGGGATTGTGGGTCATTGCACACGAATGTGGTCACTACGGTTTTTCGAATTCGAACATCATCAACGACATTGTCGGCGCATTTTGTCATTCGATATTGATGACTCCATATCATAGCTGGCAAATCACGCACAAAATTCATCACGCAAATACTGGCAGCTGTGAAAATGATGAAGTCTACGCACCATTCACACGCTCCGATCTGGCTCCAACGTGGAGTGACTTGGTCGAAGACAGTCCAACGTATAATCTGTACAGAATTGTTAAAATGTTGTTGCTGGGATGGATGCCAGGGTATTTGATCGTAAATTCATGGGGACCAGCAAAATACCGGACCACAACGGCGAATCATTTCAATCCAGATTCGGCTTTCTACTTACCGAAAGAACGGTCGGTTGTGGTCCTGAGCAATATCGAGTGTCTAGCAGTTCTGGCTGTTACGGgatatttcattcataattacGGATTTTGGCtggttttcaatttatatttggCGCCGTTGTTGGTGACCAATGCCTATCTAGTTATTATAACGTATCTTAACCACACCGACACATTCGTTCCACATCTTCGGGAAGACGGCTGGGTTGGAAATTCATAGTATGTATTATACGCACCACTTATATGCCCTTCTTTATAGAACTGGCTCCATGGAAATTTATGCACGGTTGATCGTTCCTTTGGTAAATGGTTGGATGGTGTTCTACATCGTGTTACCGATACCCATGTCTTGCATCATCTGTTCCCGAAAATACCGCATTATCATGCAGCCGAAGCGTTTGAAGCAATTAAACCAATATTGGGAGACTATTATTTAAGGGACGAAACACCGATCTTACTAGGTAGACCGAACGCGGTTATCCAAAGCGGTCAGAGTTGATGTTACAAATTTcttctaattttatttcagcTCTATGGCGATCAACCAAATTTTGCAAATACGTTGATGACGATGGCAAAGTCGTCttttataaaacgaaaatcaacaGTTAAATATTGAAACGAGTCAtgccacagcactgcttctagcataaacatagaaaatattttgaggcTGATGagatcacagtaggcactgcgtgcCTTTTGTAAATATAACTGACT
This genomic stretch from Bradysia coprophila strain Holo2 chromosome II, BU_Bcop_v1, whole genome shotgun sequence harbors:
- the LOC119082050 gene encoding delta(12)-oleate desaturase-like, with the translated sequence MSPRQKTATKMEDLPELSKAGYAHVDGAPKPPPMANPNFTVADLKAAIPPHCFEKDTLRGFNVLFWNLFACAVLFYGAYVVLELMQLPLPVKILGYMVYWYVQGSYGMGLWVIAHECGHYGFSNSNIINDIVGAFCHSILMTPYHSWQITHKIHHANTGSCENDEVYAPFTRSDLAPTWSDLVEDSPTYNLYRIVKMLLLGWMPGYLIVNSWGPAKYRTTTANHFNPDSAFYLPKERSVVVLSNIECLAVLAVTGYFIHNYGFWLVFNLYLAPLLVTNAYLVIITYLNHTDTFVPHLREDGWNWLHGNLCTVDRSFGKWLDGVLHRVTDTHVLHHLFPKIPHYHAAEAFEAIKPILGDYYLRDETPILLALWRSTKFCKYVDDDGKVVFYKTKINS